A genomic window from Candidatus Neptunochlamydia vexilliferae includes:
- a CDS encoding ParA family protein, whose translation MRLKSDRLTEMWNSMMKDMLARFKTTRNKMKTVTFCSFKGGTSKTSTALNLGSCLAKFHGKKVLLVDLDPQANLSIGLGVGADCLETMVLVLQEKAQVEDVIVETSTPNLSIIPANILLDGVEKLPPLGNDCYAHERVRRALQSVKDQYDYCFIDTPPSLGWLTQSAFFASDYSMICAIPEAYSVIALGQLQKIFTTVNEYHPIDVLGVVFTFWNERGAINEELLEAVEEHFPGKTLESKVRRDKAVSRAVFEGVHVFDYEPSSRAADDYKVLAKEFLSRVGDTKKKSKKKEKVGV comes from the coding sequence GTGCGGTTAAAATCTGATAGATTAACGGAAATGTGGAATTCTATGATGAAAGATATGTTAGCGCGCTTTAAAACAACTAGGAATAAGATGAAAACAGTTACTTTTTGCTCCTTTAAGGGAGGAACCTCCAAAACATCGACGGCTCTGAACTTAGGGAGCTGTTTAGCCAAATTTCATGGAAAGAAGGTCTTACTTGTAGATCTTGATCCTCAAGCGAATTTATCGATTGGTTTAGGAGTAGGTGCTGATTGTTTAGAGACAATGGTTTTAGTTCTGCAAGAAAAAGCGCAGGTTGAGGATGTGATCGTAGAAACCTCTACACCGAACCTTTCTATTATTCCTGCAAACATCCTTCTGGATGGTGTAGAGAAGCTTCCACCACTTGGAAATGATTGCTACGCCCATGAGAGGGTAAGAAGAGCTTTGCAAAGTGTAAAAGATCAATATGACTACTGTTTCATCGATACACCCCCATCTTTAGGGTGGCTTACGCAATCTGCTTTTTTTGCCTCTGACTATTCGATGATTTGTGCGATTCCAGAGGCATATAGTGTGATTGCTCTTGGACAGCTCCAAAAGATTTTCACGACGGTGAATGAATATCATCCGATAGATGTACTGGGAGTTGTTTTTACGTTCTGGAATGAGCGTGGTGCGATTAATGAAGAGTTGCTTGAAGCGGTTGAGGAACATTTCCCAGGGAAAACATTAGAATCAAAGGTAAGAAGGGATAAGGCTGTCTCTAGGGCTGTGTTTGAAGGGGTTCATGTTTTTGATTATGAACCTTCGTCTAGGGCAGCAGATGACTACAAAGTTTTAGCAAAAGAGTTTTTGAGCCGTGTTGGCGACACGAAGAAAAAGTCTAAAAAGAAGGAGAAAGTGGGTGTCTAG